Part of the Anaerobacillus alkaliphilus genome, CAGCCATCTGTTCAGCAGTTAGGATAGCTACTGGGAATAGTAAGACAGCTGTTGCAGTATTACTGATGAATTGACTGAAAAGTGAAGTTATCCCATATAAACCTGCTAAAACGGCTAATGGTCCAATTGCACCCAGACTGTTAATAAGTCCTTCTGACATAAACGTAACGCCACCTGTATTTTCTAAGGCAGTAGCCATTGGCAGCATACAGGCGATCAGAATGACAGTCTGCCAATTAATCGATTGGTACGCTTGATCGGTTTGTCTGACACATCCAGTCAAAACCATTAGGACAGCAGCAATGACGATGGCGACCACTGCTGGAACCCATTCGAATACCATCGTAATTAGCATCCCAAGTAAGATAAGACCAGCAACCATACTTTTCTGAGTCTGGTTGGCTAAATCCGTTTCTTCAGCGGCTGACTTTAGGACGACTGTATCGTTTTTTTCGGCAGAGAGAAGGTTGATATCCTTCCACTTTCCGTGTACTAGTATGGAGTCTCCATAAAGTAATATTTCATCTTTCGTAAACCGTTTTGCTTCACTAAATTGATGCTTCATTGCGAGTACCGATAGTCCGTATTTCGCTCTGAATTTTACTTGTTTAATGGATTGGTTAAGTAATCTTGACCGAGGAGTTAAGATCACTTCGGCCAAATGTGCCTCCTCCAATTGGTAAAGGCTGTCTTTTTGCCTGATTAGTCCTGTATCTGCAGCTAGTTTTTCAATTGCATCCTCATCAGCGTAGATAAGAAAAATATCACCAGACTCTATGATATAGCTAGGATCAACAGTAATTCGAATTGATTTCGGTCGACCAGTTATTTTAGATAATGGTTTTCTATCTTTTTTTATTGCTTCTAGCACTGTAATGTTATAGGTAGCAGGTAAGTGAAGCTGTTTAATGGTGCGGCCAATAAGTTCGCTATTTACAGGAACTTTTACTGTGTGAATAAAATCAGATACTCCATACTGCTCAATAAGCTCAGCAGCGTCAAATTTAGTTGAATTACCAGTTCTATCCTCAATAGGTTTATCCAACAACCTGCGACCCACGAACCATAAATAGAGAATTCCTGTGAAAAGCATCGTGAGACCCACGGGCGTAAAAGAGAAGAACGAAAGTGCACCATATCCAGCATCAGCTAAACTCTGGCTAGCAATTAAGTTAGGCGCTGTACCAATTAATGTTAAAGCACCACCCATGCTACTCGCAAAGGCAAGAGGAATTAGCAGTTTTCCTGGATGTAACTGCATTTGTCGACTTAAGCTTACGACGACTGGTAACAGTATAGCAACTGTTCCAGTGTTACTAATAAAACCACTTAAGACCGCCACTAATAGCAACATAAAAATCGTTAATTTCCACTCGCTGTTCTTTGTGCTTTTTACAAGTAAATCGCCAGCTTTTTGTGCCAAGCCACTTTGAAAAACACCTTCACCGACAATAAATAACGCGGCAACCATAATTACCACACTGTTGGCAAATCCCGCAAACGCTTCTGGTACAGTAATTAGACCTGTTAAAAGGAGTGCAAGTAAGGCGTGAACAGCAACGAGATCTGCTCTGAAGCGTGGAACTAAAAAGCAAATCGTTGTTACAACTAAAATGAGAAAAACCAAGTGCATATCTGTAAACATGTTATGAATTCCTTTCACTGAAAAAATGCCCTAATCATGGCAGTTATAGGTTATTGTGTACGTAAATGAAGAAATTATCATTTGAATTGTGAATTAAGAATTAAGAATTAAGAATTAAGAATTATGAATTATGAATTATGAATTATGAATTATCAATAAGGGATAGTGGTTAAAGAGATTTACTTACTAGGGATCAGTTTGTGCGGTTCTACAAAATTCCTTTCTTACAAGCTTAATTAGGGCAAATAGTAATTTTGTTCATAATATTGTCATTAATTCTTGTGTCATTTTCATGTA contains:
- a CDS encoding SLC13 family permease, with the protein product MFTDMHLVFLILVVTTICFLVPRFRADLVAVHALLALLLTGLITVPEAFAGFANSVVIMVAALFIVGEGVFQSGLAQKAGDLLVKSTKNSEWKLTIFMLLLVAVLSGFISNTGTVAILLPVVVSLSRQMQLHPGKLLIPLAFASSMGGALTLIGTAPNLIASQSLADAGYGALSFFSFTPVGLTMLFTGILYLWFVGRRLLDKPIEDRTGNSTKFDAAELIEQYGVSDFIHTVKVPVNSELIGRTIKQLHLPATYNITVLEAIKKDRKPLSKITGRPKSIRITVDPSYIIESGDIFLIYADEDAIEKLAADTGLIRQKDSLYQLEEAHLAEVILTPRSRLLNQSIKQVKFRAKYGLSVLAMKHQFSEAKRFTKDEILLYGDSILVHGKWKDINLLSAEKNDTVVLKSAAEETDLANQTQKSMVAGLILLGMLITMVFEWVPAVVAIVIAAVLMVLTGCVRQTDQAYQSINWQTVILIACMLPMATALENTGGVTFMSEGLINSLGAIGPLAVLAGLYGITSLFSQFISNTATAVLLFPVAILTAEQMAVSPIPMVMAVAFSSSMAFATPVATPPNAMVMAAGKYTFLDFVRVGVPLQLLIAVVAIVLLPLFFPF